One region of Pyramidobacter sp. YE332 genomic DNA includes:
- the rpsM gene encoding 30S ribosomal protein S13: MARIAGVDLPRDKRVEIGLTYIYGIGLSTAREILKKTGVNPDTRVKDLTEEEAQLLRSEIVNNHKVEGDLRREVSMNIKRLMDIGCYRGIRHRLGLPCRGQRTKTNARTWKNRKGRSRPVAGKKTA, translated from the coding sequence ATGGCTCGAATTGCAGGAGTTGATCTTCCCCGCGACAAGCGTGTTGAGATCGGCCTCACCTACATCTATGGCATCGGTCTGAGCACGGCTCGTGAGATTCTCAAGAAGACTGGCGTGAACCCGGATACGCGCGTCAAGGATCTCACCGAAGAAGAAGCCCAGCTGCTTCGTTCCGAAATCGTCAACAATCACAAGGTGGAGGGCGACCTTCGCCGTGAGGTGTCCATGAACATCAAGCGGTTGATGGACATCGGCTGTTATCGTGGTATCCGTCACCGCCTGGGGTTGCCCTGTCGCGGCCAGCGCACCAAGACGAATGCCCGCACGTGGAAGAACCGCAAAGGACGTTCACGTCCCGTTGCCGGTAAGAAGACCGCATAA